A region of Nostoc sp. 'Peltigera membranacea cyanobiont' N6 DNA encodes the following proteins:
- a CDS encoding Mut7-C RNAse domain-containing protein yields the protein MAIAYFYFHAELNHFLPRHHKQVKISHFFEEKASIKDMIESLGVPHPEVDFINVNGEYVNFSYIVSGGDTINVYPISARNVILPSISVLPEPIATIRFVLDIHLGKLATSLRLLGFDTLYRNDYEDEELAQISHTQGRILLTRDKGLLMRSLVTHGYYVRNTNPQEQIIEVLQRFDLFKLIAPFKRCLRCNGLLESVDKQSIIEQVPENVRSHDQFQRCQDCDRIYWKGSHYERLQQFIDGVLNSRKGE from the coding sequence ATGGCGATCGCATATTTCTACTTTCATGCAGAATTGAATCATTTTTTACCACGGCATCACAAGCAGGTAAAAATATCTCATTTTTTTGAGGAGAAAGCCTCAATTAAGGACATGATTGAGTCGTTGGGTGTGCCTCATCCAGAAGTTGATTTTATAAATGTTAATGGTGAATATGTAAATTTTTCTTACATTGTTTCCGGTGGAGATACTATTAATGTTTATCCAATTTCAGCTAGGAATGTTATTCTACCAAGCATTTCTGTTTTACCAGAACCGATCGCTACTATTCGCTTTGTTTTAGATATTCATTTGGGGAAGCTGGCGACATCTCTACGACTTTTAGGTTTTGATACTTTATATCGCAATGACTATGAAGATGAGGAGTTAGCCCAAATATCCCACACTCAAGGGCGGATTCTTTTGACTCGTGATAAAGGGCTATTAATGCGTAGTTTGGTAACGCACGGGTATTATGTTAGAAATACTAACCCTCAAGAACAAATTATAGAAGTACTGCAACGCTTCGACTTATTTAAATTAATTGCACCATTTAAACGGTGTTTGCGTTGCAATGGATTATTAGAATCTGTAGATAAGCAATCGATTATTGAGCAAGTGCCAGAAAACGTGCGATCGCACGATCAATTCCAGCGTTGTCAAGACTGCGATCGCATTTATTGGAAAGGTTCACATTATGAACGATTGCAACAGTTTATTGATGGAGTGTTGAACTCAAGAAAAGGTGAGTGA
- a CDS encoding Uma2 family endonuclease, producing MTQTLENTINLPEEQRFFRHGLTWEQFKAIQASFENVPGVRLFYCDGVLEIVTIGKSHEVIKCLLAALLITYFEVKGIEFFPSGSFSQIIPNILEYQADLSYCFGTDKSVSDLCIEVVITSGSPIKLQKYKLMGVPEVWFWEDGTIEVYCLREQEYEKVVQSELFPELDLSLLNRCLLLSSPLEAIREFRQVIQQ from the coding sequence ATGACTCAAACGTTAGAAAATACTATTAACTTACCAGAAGAACAACGCTTTTTTCGGCATGGATTAACTTGGGAACAGTTTAAAGCAATTCAAGCCAGCTTTGAAAATGTACCAGGGGTGCGGCTGTTTTATTGTGATGGAGTATTAGAAATAGTGACAATTGGTAAGTCTCATGAGGTAATTAAGTGTTTACTTGCTGCACTACTAATTACTTACTTTGAAGTCAAAGGTATTGAATTTTTCCCTAGTGGGAGTTTTAGCCAGATTATTCCCAATATACTAGAATATCAAGCAGATTTATCTTATTGCTTTGGAACTGACAAATCTGTATCAGACCTGTGTATTGAAGTGGTGATTACTAGCGGTAGTCCCATAAAGTTACAGAAGTATAAATTAATGGGAGTTCCAGAAGTTTGGTTTTGGGAAGATGGCACAATTGAAGTTTACTGCTTACGAGAACAAGAATATGAGAAAGTTGTTCAAAGTGAGTTATTCCCCGAATTAGATTTATCCTTGCTAAATCGTTGTCTTTTGTTATCGTCTCCCTTGGAAGCGATTAGAGAGTTTCGCCAAGTTATTCAGCAGTAA
- a CDS encoding NAD(P)H-dependent oxidoreductase, with product MKTLIINASQPVAGMSEGKLNDFLAKVIREELEQNGHEVRLTEIKNGYDIDEEVEKHLWADVIITQSPVYWFGNPWIYKKYVDEVFNAGLLQQKMSVNDGRTRSDPTKQYGTGGLMQGKKYMLSLTWNAPAEAFNDERQFLFAGKSVDDFFMFNTANYKFCGVEILPSFSCHDVLKQGGIEHDIERFKAHLAKYVL from the coding sequence ATGAAAACACTTATCATCAACGCTTCTCAGCCTGTTGCCGGAATGTCCGAAGGAAAACTCAATGACTTCCTGGCTAAAGTCATTAGAGAAGAGTTAGAACAGAACGGACATGAAGTCCGATTAACAGAGATTAAAAACGGCTACGACATTGACGAAGAAGTTGAAAAGCATCTTTGGGCTGATGTCATCATCACTCAGTCACCGGTCTACTGGTTCGGAAATCCTTGGATTTATAAAAAGTATGTAGACGAAGTTTTCAATGCTGGACTTCTTCAGCAGAAGATGTCTGTAAATGACGGTCGGACACGCAGCGATCCCACAAAACAGTACGGGACAGGCGGTCTAATGCAAGGCAAAAAATATATGCTCTCTTTGACTTGGAACGCCCCTGCTGAAGCCTTCAACGACGAGAGGCAGTTTCTGTTTGCGGGCAAATCGGTGGACGATTTTTTCATGTTCAACACCGCAAATTACAAGTTCTGTGGCGTAGAAATCCTTCCTTCTTTCTCTTGTCACGACGTACTGAAGCAAGGTGGCATTGAGCATGACATCGAGCGTTTTAAGGCGCATTTGGCTAAATACGTTCTGTGA
- the proB gene encoding glutamate 5-kinase, whose translation MSLTIVVKIGTSSLTQPETGQLALSTIATLAETLCHLRSQGHRVILVSSGAVGVGCARLGLTERPKAIALKQAVAAVGQGRLIRIYDDLFTTLQQAIAQVLLTRSDLVQRSRYLNAYNTFQELLGLGVIPIVNENDTVAIDELKFGDNDTLSALVASLVEADWLFLLTDVDRLYSADPRSVPDARPIALVSSIKELAELQIQTGSQGSQWGTGGMLTKISAARIAIAAGVRTVITQGRFPRNIEKIIQGELIGTHFEPQPEPTSARKRWIAYGLLPAGKLYLDEGAIAAISLGGKSLLAAGIKAVEGEFDTQDAVQLCDSNGNEIARGLVNYNSNNLQKIRGCHSREIPTILGYAGVETVIHRDNLVLT comes from the coding sequence ATGTCACTAACAATTGTTGTCAAAATCGGTACTTCTAGCCTTACTCAACCAGAAACGGGACAATTAGCACTTTCTACGATCGCTACTTTGGCAGAAACACTCTGCCATTTGAGAAGCCAAGGACATCGGGTAATTTTGGTTTCTTCTGGGGCTGTGGGCGTGGGTTGTGCGCGGTTGGGCTTAACTGAACGTCCGAAAGCGATCGCACTCAAACAAGCTGTAGCAGCAGTTGGACAAGGTAGGCTAATCCGTATATATGATGATTTATTCACTACTCTGCAACAGGCGATCGCTCAAGTATTATTGACACGCAGCGACTTAGTACAACGTAGCCGCTATCTCAACGCCTACAATACTTTTCAGGAATTACTGGGACTGGGAGTGATCCCCATAGTCAATGAAAATGATACCGTAGCAATAGACGAACTAAAATTTGGTGATAATGATACCCTTTCGGCATTGGTTGCCAGCTTAGTAGAAGCAGATTGGTTATTTTTGCTTACCGATGTCGATCGCCTCTACTCAGCCGATCCCCGTTCAGTGCCAGATGCTCGACCGATCGCTTTAGTTAGTAGCATTAAAGAATTAGCAGAATTACAAATACAAACAGGTTCCCAAGGTTCTCAGTGGGGGACTGGCGGGATGCTAACAAAAATTTCGGCTGCGAGAATTGCGATCGCGGCGGGAGTGCGGACTGTAATTACTCAAGGGCGATTTCCCCGGAATATCGAAAAAATTATTCAAGGTGAACTGATTGGGACGCATTTTGAACCGCAACCTGAACCAACTTCAGCGCGTAAACGTTGGATAGCTTACGGACTTTTACCTGCGGGTAAATTGTATTTAGATGAAGGTGCGATCGCGGCAATTTCTCTAGGGGGAAAATCGTTATTAGCTGCTGGGATTAAAGCAGTAGAAGGAGAGTTTGACACACAAGATGCGGTCCAGTTGTGTGACAGCAATGGTAACGAAATTGCTAGAGGACTTGTGAATTACAACAGCAACAATCTGCAAAAGATTCGCGGTTGTCATTCACGAGAAATTCCGACAATTTTAGGCTATGCCGGTGTAGAAACAGTAATTCACCGAGATAATTTAGTTTTGACTTAA
- a CDS encoding YqeG family HAD IIIA-type phosphatase: MAWNNLLQPDLILEGSVLNLTPDIIQKYGLKGLVLDVDETLVPFTVGMASPELREWVEQIRTCTALCLVSNNLSEARIGGIARSLNLPYYLGAAKPSRRKIRAAVRTMDLPVHQVGMVGDRLFTDVIAGNRLGMFTILVEPIVHADAALRSHPVRNFEVWVSEILGASITPKKSKIHKT; this comes from the coding sequence ATGGCCTGGAATAACCTTTTGCAACCTGATTTGATTTTAGAAGGTTCAGTGTTGAATCTAACACCAGATATTATCCAAAAATACGGGCTTAAAGGGCTGGTGTTGGATGTAGACGAAACCTTAGTACCCTTTACAGTAGGGATGGCTTCCCCAGAACTACGAGAGTGGGTGGAGCAAATTCGCACCTGTACTGCATTGTGTTTGGTGAGTAACAACCTGAGTGAAGCACGAATTGGGGGAATTGCGCGATCGCTCAACCTACCTTACTATTTAGGTGCAGCGAAGCCTTCCCGACGCAAAATTAGGGCAGCAGTCAGGACAATGGATCTACCAGTGCATCAAGTGGGGATGGTAGGCGATCGCTTATTTACCGATGTCATCGCAGGTAATCGCTTAGGGATGTTTACCATTTTAGTTGAACCCATTGTCCACGCCGATGCAGCTTTGCGTTCTCATCCCGTCCGCAACTTTGAAGTTTGGGTATCCGAAATTTTGGGAGCCTCTATTACCCCCAAGAAAAGCAAGATTCACAAAACTTGA
- a CDS encoding ROK family protein: MTLILALDFGGTKLAAGLVNIGSRKWLRYERRLSPANGNASTDLEIMRSLIYSLLEDAKPAAIGVSFGGPVDASTGTVRLSHHVAGWENIPLKELLEDEFGVSVGVDNDANIAALGEHRFGAGQGYDSLFYITVSTGVGGGWILNGQPWRGAGGMAGEIGHIVVDPAGPVCLCGKRGCVERLASGPYMARNVREILENEPQRRGELRDGKVLRDLVGDDLRLLTGQLVAEAAAAGDELAREVLHKAAWALGVGIGNVANLMNPQRFVLGGGVMKAGEDFWRVVRQVSRETALPEVDFEIVPAVLGDDAPLWGGVAIASMLV, from the coding sequence ATGACATTAATTTTAGCTCTCGATTTTGGTGGAACTAAGCTAGCAGCAGGATTGGTAAATATCGGTTCGAGAAAGTGGTTGCGTTATGAACGTCGTCTCTCGCCAGCCAATGGAAATGCTAGCACTGATTTGGAAATTATGCGATCGCTCATTTACTCTCTGCTAGAAGATGCAAAACCTGCTGCGATCGGTGTCAGCTTTGGTGGGCCAGTAGACGCTTCCACGGGGACGGTGCGACTATCTCATCATGTCGCCGGATGGGAAAACATTCCCCTTAAAGAGTTGTTGGAGGATGAGTTTGGTGTGAGTGTTGGTGTAGATAATGATGCGAATATCGCTGCTTTGGGAGAACATCGTTTTGGTGCGGGACAGGGATACGATAGTCTGTTTTATATTACTGTCAGCACTGGCGTGGGTGGTGGTTGGATACTCAACGGGCAACCTTGGCGGGGTGCTGGTGGGATGGCTGGCGAAATTGGACATATCGTTGTAGATCCAGCTGGGCCAGTTTGTTTGTGTGGGAAGCGGGGATGTGTGGAACGTTTGGCTTCGGGGCCTTATATGGCGCGAAATGTTAGGGAAATTTTGGAGAACGAACCACAGAGGCGCGGAGAACTCAGAGATGGAAAGGTTTTGAGGGATTTGGTGGGGGATGATTTAAGGTTGTTGACGGGACAGTTGGTAGCTGAAGCGGCGGCTGCTGGGGATGAATTGGCAAGGGAAGTTTTGCATAAGGCTGCTTGGGCGCTGGGTGTGGGTATTGGCAATGTGGCGAATTTGATGAATCCGCAGCGCTTTGTGTTGGGAGGTGGTGTGATGAAGGCGGGGGAGGATTTTTGGCGGGTGGTGCGTCAGGTGTCGCGGGAGACGGCTTTACCGGAGGTTGATTTTGAAATTGTGCCGGCGGTTCTGGGGGATGATGCGCCTTTGTGGGGCGGTGTGGCGATCGCTTCTATGTTAGTTTAA